Proteins from a single region of Mucilaginibacter daejeonensis:
- a CDS encoding HEPN domain-containing protein gives MDLKQYDVKNFYPRYLDQDEINEPLKVISDFFSADWLPGHLESLLEWRKHVIEECYYTDEHKKSPAGLLFTHQLNARLLEAAYLISRTKRALKLADAIHINFDVQLQREEREWLHYPIYLSPIERINPYFAISNFFKVYTVNQYLDFLYEWLETGLSNHSADEFLDTSDVIYFYENMQKLYEAAWIIKQREIEPTFKKNADAREETIIAQVKQYPVRLPLMNFHCRFNEAITPAEQLGLNQLIEIILKEIESVLMIIHLGTHPDPDTFYFLIITKEQDKTSEHQLLDKIEKKCGHLINVCAIVHKSDAFLRALEEGSRFFINALQKNKIAYQSSKFELPELRNPDGKFIKSQVEDIWNRWGKQGKDFLDTSLSCFDDGNYNLAVFLMHQAVESTLSAIIRVNLGYRLSIHNLARQLRITLIFTDDLKNVFDFSVVKDVQLFELLQTAYSAARYKDDFKADKDTVKALSDKVCKLFITAEEMYHQVIEQLKD, from the coding sequence ATGGACCTAAAGCAATATGATGTAAAGAACTTTTATCCCCGGTACCTTGACCAGGATGAGATCAACGAGCCTTTAAAGGTGATCAGTGATTTCTTTTCCGCAGACTGGCTACCCGGACATTTAGAAAGCTTACTGGAGTGGCGTAAGCATGTGATTGAGGAGTGTTATTACACGGATGAACATAAGAAAAGTCCAGCTGGGTTGCTGTTTACACACCAATTAAATGCAAGGTTACTGGAAGCAGCCTACTTAATCAGTCGTACCAAAAGAGCATTGAAACTCGCTGATGCCATTCATATCAACTTTGATGTACAATTACAGCGAGAAGAGCGGGAATGGCTGCATTACCCAATCTACCTGTCACCCATCGAACGCATCAATCCATATTTCGCAATTAGTAATTTTTTTAAGGTCTATACGGTTAACCAGTACCTTGACTTTCTTTATGAGTGGCTGGAAACGGGTTTGTCCAATCATTCGGCGGATGAGTTCTTAGATACCAGTGATGTCATCTACTTCTACGAGAACATGCAGAAGCTATATGAGGCCGCGTGGATCATCAAGCAGCGCGAGATCGAACCAACATTTAAAAAGAATGCAGATGCGCGTGAAGAGACGATAATTGCTCAGGTAAAGCAGTATCCGGTAAGATTGCCATTAATGAATTTCCATTGCAGGTTTAATGAAGCTATTACACCGGCTGAACAGCTTGGCTTAAATCAATTGATAGAGATCATACTCAAGGAGATCGAGTCTGTATTAATGATCATTCACCTTGGGACACATCCTGATCCTGATACGTTTTATTTCTTAATCATCACTAAGGAACAAGACAAAACATCGGAACATCAACTTTTAGATAAGATCGAGAAGAAATGCGGTCACCTGATCAATGTTTGCGCGATCGTTCATAAGTCAGATGCTTTCCTTAGAGCGCTTGAAGAAGGAAGCCGCTTTTTTATCAATGCTTTACAAAAAAACAAAATAGCTTACCAGTCATCTAAATTTGAGTTACCCGAACTACGGAATCCTGATGGAAAATTTATCAAGAGCCAGGTAGAAGATATATGGAACCGTTGGGGTAAGCAAGGGAAAGACTTTCTGGATACGTCCCTAAGCTGTTTTGATGATGGTAATTATAATTTAGCGGTGTTCCTGATGCACCAAGCTGTAGAAAGCACTTTAAGCGCTATTATTCGGGTAAATTTGGGTTACCGGCTTTCTATTCATAATCTGGCCAGGCAGCTAAGGATAACGTTGATCTTTACAGATGACTTGAAAAATGTGTTTGACTTTAGTGTTGTTAAAGATGTGCAGCTTTTCGAGTTGTTACAAACGGCCTATTCGGCAGCAAGGTATAAAGACGACTTCAAGGCAGACAAGGATACAGTAAAAGCTTTGTCGGACAAAGTATGCAAGCTGTTCATAACCGCTGAAGAAATGTATCATCAGGTAATAGAGCAACTCAAAGATTAG
- a CDS encoding helix-turn-helix domain-containing protein, giving the protein MAETLHIGRKISKIRELRGIKQETLALELGISQQAISKIEQSVEVEEEALSKIAKILGVTPEAIKNFSEEAVVNYFNTFNDNSTNNGAVYAFNSTFNPIDKLVEVFEENKKLYEQLLTSEREKIELLKNLK; this is encoded by the coding sequence ATGGCAGAGACTTTACACATTGGAAGAAAGATTAGCAAGATTCGTGAATTACGCGGTATAAAGCAGGAAACACTGGCATTAGAACTTGGCATCAGCCAACAAGCGATTTCTAAAATTGAACAAAGTGTCGAGGTTGAAGAAGAGGCTTTAAGTAAAATCGCGAAAATACTAGGGGTAACGCCGGAGGCAATCAAGAACTTCAGCGAAGAAGCCGTAGTTAACTACTTCAATACATTCAACGATAATAGTACGAATAACGGCGCTGTTTACGCTTTTAATAGCACATTCAATCCAATTGACAAATTGGTTGAAGTGTTTGAAGAGAACAAAAAGCTTTATGAACAACTACTAACAAGTGAACGAGAGAAAATCGAACTTTTAAAGAATTTGAAATAA
- a CDS encoding YceI family protein has translation MKKSSVPCFILIIAATILGCGGSERKGRKNAPKSPLSLHVGDEKYLQIDTNASVVTWKGSSLNGLNTQSGYVHISKGELMVNNGQPVGGTVEIDMNTIADKKHGRDNKLVNHLKDPDFFEVEKYPFATIVLTEVAQLSDERKNVTGNLTIKGITHQVNFPAKIVSKDSIIEANARLVIDRTKWNVRYKSAKFYKLLANQTMSDSIEFQMKILTVRK, from the coding sequence ATGAAAAAATCATCAGTCCCCTGCTTCATTTTAATAATTGCTGCTACCATACTCGGTTGCGGCGGGTCTGAAAGAAAAGGAAGAAAAAACGCACCAAAAAGTCCCCTGTCCTTACACGTCGGGGACGAAAAATACCTTCAGATAGACACAAACGCAAGCGTAGTAACATGGAAAGGTTCTTCTCTAAACGGATTGAACACTCAGAGCGGATATGTCCACATATCAAAGGGAGAATTAATGGTTAATAACGGTCAACCTGTGGGTGGTACAGTAGAGATTGATATGAACACCATTGCCGATAAAAAACATGGGCGTGATAACAAATTAGTTAATCATTTAAAGGATCCTGATTTTTTCGAGGTTGAGAAATATCCGTTTGCGACAATCGTGTTAACCGAGGTTGCACAATTAAGTGATGAGCGTAAGAATGTTACAGGAAACCTGACGATTAAAGGTATCACACATCAAGTCAATTTTCCGGCAAAAATAGTATCTAAAGATAGCATTATAGAAGCCAACGCCAGGCTCGTCATTGATAGAACAAAATGGAATGTCCGTTATAAATCGGCAAAGTTCTACAAGCTTTTAGCCAATCAAACCATGTCCGATTCAATTGAGTTTCAGATGAAAATTTTGACAGTTCGTAAGTAA
- a CDS encoding ligand-binding sensor domain-containing protein: protein MMKYARLYLLLLISVFCLCCGQNKIKPHQDHINYTIKDTVTAYGPSRMVRNIKQSKNGTLLIAASFGGVFSYDGKSFTNLTSKIGSRRYWNVLEDRRRHLWFATTDSGVYQYNGKIFRHFTTREGLPSNCIFSIVEDKAGHIWLGTGNGVSRYDGRSFQNLTTKDGLSNHSVHTIFEDRTGKLWFGTDGDACVYDGKTFTVFKNKEGKPFHNVGSIIQDRKGNIWFGASIIEDRKGDTLLVSGGLWRYDGSTFTKVSKRGASAIAEDSKGNIWTTGASSTNGVGNWVLARYDAKSLYDNIPKVTEIMSVRKMLCDILEVNDGSIWFGSMNGVYRYDGQTITDFRSKEHQK from the coding sequence ATGATGAAGTACGCGCGCTTATATCTTTTGTTATTGATCTCCGTCTTTTGCCTGTGCTGCGGGCAAAACAAAATTAAACCTCATCAAGATCATATTAATTACACCATTAAAGACACCGTTACGGCTTACGGCCCGAGCAGAATGGTCCGCAATATCAAGCAAAGCAAAAACGGTACTCTATTAATTGCCGCATCATTTGGCGGTGTGTTCAGCTATGATGGAAAATCATTCACTAATCTCACCAGTAAAATAGGTTCTCGAAGGTATTGGAATGTGTTGGAAGATCGGCGCCGACACCTTTGGTTTGCAACGACCGATTCCGGGGTTTACCAGTACAATGGAAAAATTTTCCGGCATTTTACAACCCGGGAGGGACTACCCAGTAACTGCATTTTTTCCATTGTTGAAGACAAGGCCGGTCATATCTGGCTGGGCACCGGGAACGGGGTGAGCCGTTATGATGGTAGGTCTTTTCAAAATTTGACAACGAAAGATGGACTTTCTAATCATAGTGTCCATACCATCTTTGAAGACAGGACCGGAAAACTGTGGTTTGGTACCGATGGAGACGCTTGTGTTTATGATGGAAAAACGTTTACCGTCTTCAAAAATAAAGAGGGCAAACCATTTCACAACGTTGGGTCAATCATCCAAGACAGAAAAGGAAACATTTGGTTTGGTGCATCGATCATCGAAGATAGAAAAGGCGATACGCTGTTGGTTTCGGGTGGTCTGTGGCGGTATGACGGCAGCACGTTTACCAAAGTATCAAAGCGGGGTGCGTCGGCGATAGCTGAGGATAGCAAAGGAAATATCTGGACTACTGGTGCTTCTAGCACGAATGGGGTTGGAAACTGGGTCCTTGCGCGCTATGATGCGAAGTCTTTATATGATAACATTCCTAAGGTAACCGAGATCATGTCAGTAAGAAAAATGCTCTGTGATATTTTGGAAGTTAACGATGGTAGTATTTGGTTTGGGTCGATGAACGGGGTGTACCGGTATGATGGCCAAACCATTACTGACTTTAGAAGTAAAGAGCATCAAAAATGA
- a CDS encoding helix-turn-helix domain-containing protein translates to MRRSQNSICISRKAKFFVGLVILLVTAALCAAFSMTGDRDFATARREILFRRIGHELLLQSGDSTSRVLPVKKITENEYQIRFENAFTFQTDSLINLTRRELGRDPLASDYVVNVLDSRNPGAAYGYAISKNNEDEIVACKGRKQPKAHYVVDVQFKTAGGSIIKGGYLLSGLPFLAFAGFLFFRSTQSRKPLYRKDTDASTITLGSMLFEAKKGKLVINGITIDLTGTETRVMRIFASCPNEIVERSRLQKEIWEDNGVIVGRSLDVFISKLRKKLEPDPNLKITVLRGKGYRLETNLMQ, encoded by the coding sequence ATGCGCCGTAGCCAAAATTCCATTTGTATATCCAGGAAAGCCAAATTTTTTGTTGGATTGGTAATCCTTTTGGTTACTGCTGCACTATGTGCAGCTTTTAGTATGACCGGCGATAGGGACTTTGCTACAGCCAGAAGGGAAATTTTATTCCGGAGAATAGGACACGAGTTGCTCTTGCAATCGGGTGATAGCACATCCAGGGTGCTACCGGTAAAAAAGATTACCGAAAACGAATACCAGATTAGATTTGAAAATGCATTTACATTTCAAACAGATTCATTAATAAATCTTACTCGGCGCGAACTAGGTAGAGATCCATTGGCAAGCGATTATGTTGTTAACGTTTTGGATAGTCGCAACCCCGGGGCTGCTTATGGATATGCGATCTCGAAAAACAATGAAGATGAAATTGTAGCCTGCAAGGGCAGAAAGCAACCCAAAGCGCATTATGTGGTAGATGTCCAGTTTAAAACAGCAGGGGGCAGTATAATCAAGGGCGGATATCTTTTGAGTGGCCTACCGTTTTTAGCATTTGCAGGTTTTCTATTTTTCAGGTCGACGCAATCGCGAAAGCCCCTCTACAGGAAAGATACAGATGCCAGTACGATCACTTTGGGTTCTATGTTGTTTGAAGCAAAGAAAGGCAAACTTGTAATAAATGGTATAACCATAGATTTGACCGGAACCGAAACTCGTGTTATGCGCATTTTCGCCTCATGTCCAAACGAAATTGTGGAGCGAAGTCGGCTACAAAAAGAGATATGGGAAGATAACGGTGTTATAGTGGGTCGCAGTCTTGATGTGTTTATATCAAAACTCAGGAAAAAATTAGAACCTGATCCGAATTTGAAGATTACCGTTCTACGCGGTAAAGGTTATAGGCTTGAAACCAATTTAATGCAATAA
- a CDS encoding relaxase/mobilization nuclease domain-containing protein: MTADQVKGKGFKGALRYNLQKVEHGAAKILDMTFTSGKEDSIMREVALIRMLRPNLQKYFYHTSLNFPPNENLGDEQMNIIANEYLNNMGFDQHQYAIFRHYDADHPHLHILVNRIGYDGKVVSDSKDYQRSEQVLRKLEKQHGLTEVISSRQAQERAMTKNELEMMKRTNVPSSKMQLQEIIKDVLSRKPDTAQFIQALEFKGINVLFNQASTGFVSGISYGYEGMQFKGAHLGNAYKWQAIKNAISYEQERDRTAIYQANVRTRELQQSARASESATRGPATGTDGDTKITAGNRKVIQQGAGKLQDQIRAKDSGYQQAARTHGQHSNQSGVPNQKYRIQRGADIQSQQQGRQQVGYQALPGSHLIGSLLGTDHPADDMDQGALNEFKRKRKKRKGQRLG, encoded by the coding sequence ATGACAGCGGATCAGGTGAAAGGAAAGGGATTCAAGGGGGCGTTGCGCTACAACCTGCAAAAGGTGGAGCATGGTGCTGCCAAGATCCTGGATATGACTTTTACATCGGGTAAAGAGGATTCTATCATGCGTGAGGTGGCTTTGATCAGAATGTTAAGGCCCAACCTCCAAAAGTACTTCTATCATACCTCCCTCAATTTCCCGCCGAACGAGAACCTGGGCGATGAACAAATGAACATTATTGCAAATGAATATTTGAACAATATGGGATTTGACCAGCACCAATATGCCATCTTCCGGCACTATGATGCAGATCATCCGCACCTGCACATCTTGGTTAACCGCATCGGCTACGATGGTAAAGTGGTTTCCGACAGCAAGGACTACCAGCGTAGTGAGCAGGTGCTCAGGAAGCTGGAAAAGCAGCATGGGCTGACCGAGGTCATCTCAAGTAGACAGGCCCAAGAGCGGGCGATGACGAAGAACGAGCTGGAGATGATGAAGCGAACAAATGTGCCATCCTCCAAAATGCAGTTACAGGAGATCATTAAAGACGTGCTCAGCAGGAAGCCGGATACAGCACAATTCATTCAGGCGCTGGAATTCAAGGGAATCAATGTATTGTTTAACCAAGCCAGCACCGGCTTTGTGAGCGGCATATCCTACGGCTATGAAGGAATGCAGTTCAAAGGCGCTCATTTAGGTAATGCATATAAATGGCAGGCTATTAAAAATGCTATCAGTTATGAACAAGAAAGAGATCGCACAGCAATTTACCAGGCAAACGTTAGGACAAGAGAACTTCAGCAATCAGCAAGAGCCAGTGAATCCGCCACAAGAGGACCAGCAACCGGAACTGACGGAGATACAAAGATTACTGCCGGAAATAGAAAAGTTATACAGCAAGGCGCTGGAAAACTACAGGATCAAATCAGAGCAAAAGATAGCGGATACCAGCAGGCGGCTAGAACTCATGGACAGCACAGCAACCAATCTGGCGTTCCAAATCAAAAGTATCGTATACAGCGCGGAGCAGATATACAAAGCCAACAACAAGGTCGGCAGCAGGTGGGTTATCAGGCTTTACCTGGTAGCCATCTTATCGGGAGTTTGCTCGGCACTGATCACCCTGCTGATGATATGGATCAAGGTGCATTGAATGAGTTCAAACGCAAGCGTAAGAAAAGGAAAGGCCAAAGATTGGGTTAA
- a CDS encoding plasmid mobilization protein encodes MGRPALQEEDKRIIQVNIRLTKDENDLVCNYAQASAMTPANWIRQKAFTGRFPAIKLSPMNAALYRELHKIGVNLNQAVKQLNAGKLSPAFVTILTALIKTQKDILNCLMK; translated from the coding sequence ATGGGAAGACCGGCTTTACAGGAAGAGGATAAAAGGATCATTCAGGTCAATATCCGGCTGACAAAAGATGAGAATGATTTGGTTTGCAACTATGCCCAGGCATCGGCGATGACACCAGCCAACTGGATCAGGCAGAAAGCATTTACCGGCAGGTTCCCTGCCATCAAGCTATCACCGATGAACGCTGCACTTTACCGGGAGCTGCACAAGATCGGCGTTAACCTCAACCAAGCGGTTAAACAATTAAACGCAGGTAAACTATCACCAGCATTCGTAACCATACTAACCGCTTTGATCAAAACCCAGAAGGACATACTTAACTGCTTAATGAAATGA
- a CDS encoding helix-turn-helix domain-containing protein, whose protein sequence is MATEIITREDLEAFGEKLMSQMKALLSGGSAEGEPRKWIKSYQVKNLLKISSNTLQTLRDNGTIPFTKIGGILYYEMDAIQKVLRGEVQSKRIRLAK, encoded by the coding sequence ATGGCAACAGAAATCATCACACGGGAAGACCTGGAAGCATTCGGCGAGAAGCTGATGAGCCAGATGAAGGCATTATTAAGCGGCGGTTCAGCCGAAGGCGAACCGCGTAAATGGATTAAAAGTTATCAGGTTAAGAACCTGCTCAAAATTTCGAGCAACACCCTGCAAACCCTTCGTGACAACGGCACGATACCCTTCACCAAAATTGGCGGCATCCTCTATTACGAGATGGATGCAATTCAAAAAGTCCTGCGTGGTGAAGTGCAGTCCAAACGTATCCGTTTGGCCAAATGA
- a CDS encoding Mov34/MPN/PAD-1 family protein produces the protein MPVAVEVKGFDVWDFGDWQVSVTHQLVEKIIAARLNKLRKETGGILIGGFDFEHKKIYLTDTILSPTDSKEYPTAYIRGIEGLEAALSSYSEKTADHLKYAGEWHSHPENCALSQSDDDKILFQHIHAEMRALGFPTIMLIAGDCGKYEIYFKE, from the coding sequence TTGCCTGTCGCAGTAGAAGTAAAAGGTTTCGATGTTTGGGATTTTGGCGATTGGCAAGTTTCGGTCACCCATCAATTAGTTGAAAAAATAATAGCAGCACGGTTGAATAAGTTACGCAAAGAAACGGGAGGTATACTTATTGGCGGCTTTGATTTTGAACATAAAAAAATCTATCTGACCGATACGATATTATCACCAACTGATAGTAAAGAATATCCTACCGCATACATACGTGGTATTGAAGGATTGGAAGCTGCATTGAGCAGTTATAGTGAGAAAACAGCGGATCATTTAAAATATGCTGGCGAATGGCATTCTCATCCGGAAAACTGCGCATTATCGCAAAGTGATGACGATAAAATATTATTCCAGCATATCCACGCAGAAATGCGGGCTTTGGGTTTTCCAACCATCATGCTCATTGCCGGAGATTGTGGTAAGTACGAAATTTATTTTAAAGAATAA
- a CDS encoding patatin-like phospholipase family protein — protein MIEKAKRIGIALSGGGYRAAGFHLGTLKKLNELGILECVDVLSTISGGSITGAAYSLHSGDFNAFEQKMITSLTTKSVIRYVLTSWIFWRGALPLTLLLLSSFILPFTRLAGYSIIPQLLFLFLMVRYQFKLLPLSRIIEKAYDKFFCMKATLADLKDRPELAIGSTNLQTMRHFTFSKRKMEDSTYAFYTKPVLFNGATFPVARAVMASSCVPFAFTPVQIDKVFYQDEILYGTMNPQLVDGGVYDSQGIHKITQGNSSYACDIVVVSDAGNKLPFAKLYNSTLTLLLRTVDTFMVRIKNFQMIQNVYQNQHGREIAYLSLGWDLGGCISGYYDGLVNKNIPATLSEAHELPAAWLDTPKLYKSDIIQHLEKRCQFAEINAHSLTPERLQTIRRIGTNLTRIKPQLVKDMIIHAANLTELQVRLYCPSLLTATSNS, from the coding sequence ATGATAGAAAAAGCTAAACGTATTGGCATTGCTTTGTCTGGCGGGGGTTACCGCGCAGCAGGATTTCACCTGGGCACCCTGAAAAAACTTAACGAATTAGGGATACTGGAGTGTGTTGATGTGTTGTCTACGATTTCAGGTGGGTCAATCACAGGGGCTGCTTATTCGCTGCACTCAGGTGATTTTAATGCATTTGAGCAGAAAATGATTACCTCATTGACGACCAAAAGTGTAATCCGCTATGTGCTGACCTCCTGGATATTTTGGCGGGGAGCGTTACCGCTGACGTTACTATTATTAAGTTCCTTCATATTGCCGTTCACGCGCTTGGCTGGTTATTCCATTATTCCGCAATTATTATTTCTATTCCTAATGGTACGTTATCAGTTCAAATTATTGCCCCTTAGCCGGATCATCGAAAAGGCTTACGATAAATTTTTCTGCATGAAGGCAACATTAGCAGATCTCAAAGACCGGCCCGAGTTAGCTATAGGTTCTACCAATTTACAGACTATGCGGCATTTTACATTCTCTAAGCGTAAAATGGAAGATTCAACCTATGCTTTTTACACAAAACCTGTGCTCTTTAATGGTGCGACGTTCCCGGTTGCCAGGGCGGTCATGGCATCATCTTGTGTGCCGTTTGCGTTTACGCCGGTACAGATCGATAAAGTATTCTACCAGGATGAAATCTTATATGGCACCATGAACCCTCAATTGGTAGATGGTGGCGTATACGATAGTCAAGGCATACATAAAATCACGCAAGGCAATAGTTCTTATGCCTGCGATATAGTGGTAGTTAGCGATGCTGGCAACAAACTGCCTTTTGCCAAACTCTATAACAGCACCTTGACTTTGTTGCTGCGGACAGTCGATACGTTCATGGTGCGTATCAAAAATTTTCAGATGATCCAGAATGTCTACCAAAATCAGCACGGCCGGGAAATCGCTTATCTATCCTTAGGTTGGGACTTGGGGGGATGCATATCTGGTTATTATGATGGATTGGTCAATAAAAATATACCAGCAACACTTTCAGAAGCACACGAATTACCAGCTGCTTGGTTAGATACGCCAAAACTATATAAGTCAGATATTATCCAGCATTTGGAAAAACGCTGCCAGTTTGCAGAGATCAATGCTCATTCGCTTACGCCCGAACGGCTACAAACGATACGCCGGATCGGTACCAATCTAACCCGCATCAAACCGCAATTAGTTAAAGACATGATCATTCACGCGGCTAACTTGACCGAACTACAGGTTCGCTTGTATTGTCCATCTTTGTTGACAGCAACAAGTAACAGCTAA
- a CDS encoding P-loop NTPase fold protein, giving the protein MKPKLAFKKNYPFALWLFCCLAFFLFFRQPVYSILDTLLVKHLVSRYDNTTFHEIVLIILCASIAAWLYHYGSRKFNTIVALLTMLFYALMRSDDYWHFQPSTLFHWLKNWDFVAAALTAPVIIHLFKPRAGASHEPQPESFIEERAIESDNQDTFQRSSVVAEIARRVSVTSNCRSFAIGILGEYGSGKTSFINLIKIHLDPAKTEVLDYNPWSSEGAANIQRDFFDQLSAKLYELNPRIANLIVDYSRKLSRTDSSFNKFIREAGLAGSLFTKKTYTDDFERINQLLDNSPMTIFNDHLFEDAPSFYIMR; this is encoded by the coding sequence ATGAAACCAAAGTTAGCGTTTAAAAAGAATTATCCCTTTGCCCTGTGGCTTTTCTGCTGCCTTGCTTTCTTTTTGTTTTTCCGCCAGCCGGTCTACAGCATACTCGATACACTCTTGGTTAAGCATCTCGTATCACGTTATGACAATACAACATTCCATGAGATTGTGCTGATCATTCTTTGCGCAAGCATTGCCGCCTGGCTTTACCATTACGGCAGCCGAAAATTCAACACGATTGTTGCTTTGCTTACGATGCTATTTTATGCTCTTATGCGCAGTGATGACTATTGGCATTTTCAACCTTCCACTCTTTTCCACTGGTTAAAAAATTGGGACTTCGTTGCGGCGGCATTGACCGCCCCTGTTATTATTCATCTTTTCAAACCGCGAGCAGGCGCAAGTCATGAGCCGCAGCCGGAAAGCTTCATTGAAGAACGCGCCATAGAATCTGATAATCAGGATACATTTCAACGTTCGTCCGTCGTAGCAGAAATTGCCCGCCGGGTCAGCGTTACTTCCAATTGTAGGTCCTTTGCCATCGGCATACTCGGTGAGTATGGCAGTGGCAAGACTTCCTTTATCAACCTAATCAAAATCCACCTTGACCCGGCTAAAACAGAGGTACTGGATTACAATCCATGGAGCTCAGAAGGTGCCGCGAACATCCAGCGAGATTTCTTTGACCAGTTGTCAGCTAAATTGTATGAACTCAATCCTCGTATTGCTAACCTAATCGTTGATTATTCGCGTAAACTGAGCCGGACAGATTCTTCTTTTAATAAATTTATCAGGGAAGCTGGCTTGGCCGGTAGTTTGTTCACCAAAAAGACCTATACTGACGACTTTGAACGAATCAACCAATTATTAGACAACTCTCCAATGACCATTTTTAACGATCACCTGTTTGAGGATGCCCCCTCTTTTTATATCATGCGATAA
- the eno gene encoding phosphopyruvate hydratase, whose amino-acid sequence MNIKNIMAREVLDSRGNPTVEAEITLEDGFTARGISPSGASTGEKEAVELRDGDKSRYQGKGVEKAVAGINQEVKRTVIGSAFADQAAFDKMLIDLDGTPNKARLGANAILAASIAFARVNAVSKKIPLYRQLIERDTYVMPVPCMNVINGGRHADNNLDFQEFMIAPHHAPNFKESIRMGEEVFHTLKKLLSDKGYYTGVGDEGGFAPNLRSNEEAIEVILQAIQKAGYKPGEDISVCLDPATSEMWDNGHYKMYKSDQQRYTSEEMVDLWAKWIRTYPIVLLEDGLGENDWDGWKIMTDQLGSEVELVGDDIFCTNPSIIQEGIDRGIGNSVLIKLNQIGTVSETLQAVALAQQNGYHCFISHRSGETEDTTIADLVVATNAGHIKTGSGCRSERVSKFNQLLRIEQELGSKARFAGIETFKR is encoded by the coding sequence ATGAACATCAAGAACATTATGGCTAGGGAAGTTTTGGATTCAAGAGGTAATCCGACCGTTGAAGCGGAGATCACTCTAGAAGATGGATTCACAGCAAGGGGAATCTCACCATCGGGTGCCAGCACTGGTGAGAAAGAAGCGGTGGAACTACGCGACGGCGACAAAAGCCGCTATCAGGGCAAGGGCGTTGAAAAAGCAGTAGCTGGAATCAATCAGGAAGTTAAGCGCACGGTTATCGGCTCTGCGTTTGCGGATCAGGCAGCCTTTGACAAAATGCTGATCGACCTGGACGGAACACCTAATAAGGCTCGGTTAGGCGCTAACGCCATTCTGGCCGCTTCGATCGCCTTTGCGCGGGTCAACGCTGTATCCAAAAAGATTCCCCTTTACCGTCAGCTTATCGAGCGCGATACCTATGTGATGCCGGTCCCATGCATGAACGTGATCAACGGTGGTCGGCATGCGGACAATAACCTGGATTTTCAGGAATTCATGATCGCCCCGCACCATGCGCCGAACTTTAAAGAAAGTATCCGCATGGGAGAAGAGGTATTCCATACATTAAAAAAGCTATTATCTGACAAAGGCTATTATACCGGTGTGGGCGATGAAGGTGGTTTTGCGCCCAACCTCCGCTCTAATGAAGAGGCCATCGAAGTGATCCTGCAAGCTATTCAGAAAGCCGGATACAAACCCGGCGAGGATATCTCTGTTTGCCTGGACCCGGCTACCAGTGAAATGTGGGATAATGGTCATTACAAAATGTACAAAAGTGACCAGCAGCGTTATACTTCGGAAGAGATGGTCGATCTATGGGCAAAATGGATCCGAACCTATCCTATCGTGCTTTTAGAAGACGGTTTGGGCGAAAATGACTGGGATGGCTGGAAGATCATGACCGATCAGCTGGGCAGCGAAGTGGAATTGGTCGGCGACGATATCTTTTGCACGAACCCTTCGATCATTCAGGAAGGCATCGATCGTGGTATCGGGAACAGCGTATTGATCAAGCTTAATCAGATAGGCACGGTATCAGAGACCTTACAAGCTGTAGCATTGGCGCAGCAGAACGGCTACCATTGTTTCATCTCCCACCGAAGCGGTGAAACCGAGGACACGACCATCGCTGACCTGGTGGTAGCCACCAATGCCGGGCATATTAAAACGGGAAGTGGCTGCCGCTCGGAGCGGGTCTCCAAATTTAATCAGCTTTTACGCATTGAACAGGAACTGGGTAGCAAGGCCCGTTTTGCAGGGATCGAAACTTTTAAACGGTAG